One Nitrosopumilus piranensis genomic region harbors:
- the uvrB gene encoding excinuclease ABC subunit UvrB yields MLEQTTQFELESEYGPTGDQPQAIDQLVQGVKNKTVQTLLGVTGSGKTFSVANVIARTGKNTLVISHNKTLAAQLYSELKQFFPKNNVGYFVSYYDYYQPESYLPQTDTYIEKDTQINEKIEKLRLEATAMLLSGEPTIIVSTVSCIYSLGNPQDWEDLAITVNTGDEIKRNELIRQLIDARYERNDTEVAPGNFRVKGDTIDITPAYSEDLIRISMFGDEVEKISVLDHVSLKEKKKINQMKIFPAKHYLIAKDVRKKAIQSIKDELKKRLPELNELEKQRLEMRTKYDLEMIEELGYCSGIENYSRHFDGREPGQKAFCLMDFFGDDYLLVIDESHVTLPQLHGMYKGDHSRKKELVTYGFRLPSAYDNRPLKFEEFEEYIQNTIFVSATPAEYERKISNQIAEQVVRPTGLLDPKVEIRPTKNQMDDLIQEINKKVANSERVLVTTLTKRMAEDLAEYLSKKQVRVRYMHSEIEGLQRTELIRQLRLGEFDVLVGINLLREGLDIPEVSLVAILDADKEGFLRNFTSLIQTFGRAARNENGNVIMYADKITQSMKNAMDETKRRREKQILYNKTHNITPKTIIKSVPEQVTTLDDSKLKSTHDIATDIIDLEAQMKKYSEDLDFERAIECRDRIKRLEKEIQIKNDRK; encoded by the coding sequence ATGTTGGAGCAAACAACACAATTTGAATTGGAATCTGAATATGGCCCTACAGGTGATCAGCCCCAAGCAATTGATCAGCTAGTCCAAGGTGTTAAAAACAAGACAGTTCAAACATTGCTAGGAGTTACTGGCAGTGGCAAGACTTTTTCTGTTGCAAATGTAATTGCAAGAACAGGAAAAAATACACTTGTAATTTCTCACAACAAAACCCTTGCAGCACAACTTTATTCAGAACTAAAACAATTCTTTCCAAAAAATAATGTTGGGTACTTTGTTTCATACTATGACTATTATCAGCCTGAAAGCTACCTGCCTCAAACTGATACCTATATTGAAAAAGATACTCAAATAAATGAAAAAATTGAAAAATTAAGACTTGAGGCTACTGCAATGCTGCTCTCAGGTGAGCCAACAATAATCGTGTCAACTGTCTCTTGCATCTACTCTCTGGGAAACCCTCAAGATTGGGAGGATTTGGCAATAACTGTAAACACTGGTGATGAAATCAAAAGAAATGAACTCATCAGGCAGTTAATAGACGCACGATATGAAAGAAATGATACTGAAGTCGCTCCTGGAAATTTTAGAGTAAAGGGGGACACCATTGACATTACCCCTGCATATTCTGAAGATTTGATAAGAATTTCGATGTTTGGTGATGAGGTTGAAAAAATATCTGTACTGGATCATGTTTCATTAAAAGAAAAAAAGAAAATTAATCAAATGAAAATTTTTCCTGCAAAGCACTATCTTATTGCCAAAGATGTTAGAAAAAAGGCAATACAATCAATTAAAGACGAACTCAAAAAACGTCTTCCTGAATTAAATGAATTAGAAAAACAGCGACTAGAGATGAGAACAAAATATGACCTGGAAATGATTGAAGAATTAGGGTATTGTTCTGGTATTGAAAATTACTCTAGACATTTTGATGGACGAGAACCTGGACAAAAAGCATTTTGTTTGATGGACTTTTTTGGAGATGACTATTTGCTAGTAATTGATGAATCCCATGTAACATTGCCTCAATTACATGGCATGTACAAAGGTGATCATTCGCGAAAAAAAGAATTGGTAACATATGGATTTAGACTGCCAAGCGCATATGATAATCGCCCATTAAAATTTGAAGAATTTGAAGAATATATTCAAAACACAATATTTGTTTCTGCTACTCCTGCTGAATATGAGAGAAAAATCTCAAATCAAATTGCTGAGCAAGTTGTCAGGCCTACTGGATTGTTGGATCCAAAAGTCGAGATTAGGCCTACAAAAAACCAAATGGATGACTTGATCCAAGAAATCAACAAAAAAGTGGCAAACTCTGAGCGTGTTCTAGTCACAACTTTGACTAAAAGAATGGCAGAAGACTTGGCTGAATATCTCTCAAAAAAACAAGTTCGAGTCCGCTACATGCACTCTGAAATTGAAGGGCTGCAAAGAACCGAACTAATCAGACAATTACGTCTTGGGGAATTTGATGTTCTAGTTGGAATCAACTTACTTAGAGAGGGATTAGATATTCCTGAAGTCTCACTGGTTGCAATTTTGGATGCTGACAAAGAAGGATTTCTTAGAAACTTTACTAGTTTAATTCAAACTTTTGGTCGAGCTGCAAGAAATGAAAATGGAAATGTTATCATGTATGCTGATAAAATTACACAATCAATGAAAAATGCAATGGATGAAACAAAACGTCGTAGGGAAAAGCAAATTCTATACAACAAAACTCACAACATTACTCCAAAGACAATTATCAAATCTGTTCCAGAACAAGTAACAACTCTAGATGATTCAAAACTAAAATCCACTCATGACATTGCAACTGATATTATTGATTTGGAGGCTCAAATGAAAAAATATTCTGAAGATTTAGATTTTGAACGTGCAATTGAGTGCAGAGATAGAATAAAAAGACTAGAAAAGGAGATTCAAATAAAAAATGACCGAAAATAA
- the uvrA gene encoding excinuclease ABC subunit UvrA, translating into MTENKLKIRGARHHNLKNIDIDIPKNKLVVISGLSGSGKSTLAFDTIYAEGQRRYVESLSAYARQFLEMMDKPDVDSIEGLSPAISIQQKTTSKNPRSTVGTTTEIYDYMRLLYARIGIPYCTNCGRKISTQSIETICDSVLREFSGKKILILSPIIQRKKGTYEKLFEQIKKDGYSRIRLNGDILSLDEEVPPLDRQKWHNIEIVVDRITTEKSERSRLFEAIQTALKASKGDVMIASEKTEKIFSQNNACPYCGLTVGELEPRNFSFNSPFGLCKECNGLGVKMEFDPDLVIPDKTKSILDGAIVPWSGRFSSFRRQALRAVGKKFGFDLMTPINKIKSKHLQIILYGTDDLIDFNYRSKSGDSSWQYTNAFEGVLSNLQRVFIETDSESKREWLKQFMRDTPCNACNGKKLKPESLAVKINDKGIMDVCDLSIDHCYDFFSTLKLTENEQYIARDVLKEIKERLEFLMNVGLNYLTLNRLSSTLSGGESQRIRLATQIGSNLTGVLYVLDEPTIGLHQRDNARLIKTLNKLRNLGNTVIVVEHDEEVIRNSDWMVDLGPGAGVNGGNVVFEGTVNQILNGHKSVTGDYLKDSSLITLQDKIRNNSGTLVVQKASENNLKDIDVEIPLGLFVSITGVSGSGKSTLINDILLKALENHFYKSNVKPGSHKNIVGLENIDKVIAIDQSPIGRTPRSNPATYIGAFTPIRELYANTELSKERGYAPGQFSFNVADGRCFACDGDGVKQIEMQFLSDVYVKCDECKGKRYNSETLSVLYKGKNISDVLDMTVYEALNFFENIPAIKRKLQTIYDVGLGYIKLGQSSTTLSGGEAQRVKLASELSKRGTGKTLYILDEPTTGLHFADVQKLLDVLNRLVNLGNTVVVIEHNMDIIKNSDWIIDLGPEGGDEGGRVVAIGTPKEIAKAPGSYTGKYLKKLLKK; encoded by the coding sequence ATGACCGAAAATAAATTAAAGATTCGTGGTGCACGTCATCACAATCTCAAAAACATCGACATTGACATTCCAAAAAATAAACTAGTTGTAATTAGTGGGCTGTCTGGTTCTGGAAAATCTACTTTGGCTTTTGATACAATTTATGCTGAAGGACAAAGACGATATGTTGAATCACTTTCTGCATATGCACGTCAATTCCTAGAGATGATGGATAAGCCTGATGTTGATTCTATTGAGGGCCTATCTCCTGCAATTTCTATCCAACAAAAAACTACCAGTAAAAATCCTCGCTCTACAGTTGGAACTACTACTGAAATCTATGATTACATGAGATTGCTTTACGCTCGAATTGGCATTCCTTATTGTACAAATTGTGGACGAAAAATTTCAACACAATCAATTGAAACCATATGTGATTCTGTCCTAAGAGAATTTTCTGGCAAAAAGATTCTCATCTTATCTCCCATTATTCAAAGGAAAAAAGGAACATATGAAAAATTATTTGAACAAATCAAGAAAGATGGATACTCTCGAATACGCCTAAATGGAGATATTTTGAGCCTAGATGAGGAGGTTCCTCCACTTGATAGGCAAAAATGGCACAATATTGAGATTGTAGTCGATAGAATAACAACTGAAAAATCTGAACGCTCAAGACTGTTTGAGGCAATTCAAACTGCACTCAAAGCATCAAAAGGAGATGTAATGATTGCATCTGAAAAAACTGAAAAAATCTTCTCTCAAAATAATGCTTGCCCTTATTGTGGATTGACTGTGGGTGAATTGGAACCAAGGAATTTTTCATTCAACTCTCCGTTTGGTTTGTGTAAGGAATGTAATGGTCTTGGAGTAAAAATGGAATTTGATCCTGATCTAGTTATTCCAGATAAAACAAAATCTATTTTGGATGGTGCAATTGTTCCATGGAGTGGAAGATTTTCATCATTTCGAAGGCAAGCACTACGAGCAGTTGGAAAAAAGTTTGGATTTGACTTGATGACTCCTATTAACAAAATAAAATCAAAACATCTTCAAATTATTTTGTATGGAACCGACGATCTAATTGACTTTAACTACCGTTCAAAATCTGGTGATTCTTCATGGCAATACACCAATGCATTTGAAGGTGTATTATCTAATCTGCAACGAGTTTTTATTGAAACTGATTCTGAATCAAAACGTGAATGGCTAAAACAATTCATGCGAGATACTCCATGTAATGCCTGCAATGGAAAGAAACTCAAACCTGAATCACTTGCAGTAAAAATCAATGACAAGGGAATTATGGATGTTTGTGATTTATCAATTGATCATTGTTATGATTTTTTCTCTACACTAAAACTAACTGAAAATGAACAATACATTGCAAGAGATGTCTTAAAAGAAATCAAAGAACGTCTTGAATTTTTAATGAATGTTGGCTTGAACTATCTTACACTAAACAGACTAAGTTCTACATTGTCTGGCGGTGAATCTCAAAGAATTCGACTTGCTACTCAAATTGGCTCTAACCTGACTGGTGTTTTGTATGTACTTGACGAACCTACAATTGGCCTCCACCAACGAGATAATGCACGACTCATTAAAACGCTAAATAAGCTACGAAATCTAGGAAATACTGTCATTGTAGTAGAACATGACGAAGAAGTCATACGAAATTCAGATTGGATGGTAGATTTAGGTCCTGGCGCTGGAGTAAATGGCGGAAATGTGGTTTTTGAAGGAACTGTCAATCAAATTCTAAACGGCCACAAATCTGTAACTGGAGATTATCTTAAAGACAGTTCATTAATTACATTACAAGACAAAATTAGAAATAATTCTGGAACACTTGTAGTACAAAAGGCATCTGAAAATAATCTTAAAGACATCGATGTTGAAATTCCTTTAGGACTCTTTGTTTCTATTACTGGTGTTTCAGGTTCTGGAAAATCCACATTAATTAATGATATCTTACTTAAGGCATTAGAGAATCATTTTTACAAATCAAATGTAAAACCTGGAAGTCATAAGAATATTGTTGGCTTGGAAAATATTGATAAGGTTATTGCAATAGACCAATCCCCTATTGGCAGGACACCTCGTTCAAATCCTGCAACATACATTGGAGCATTTACTCCTATTCGAGAGTTGTATGCAAATACTGAACTCTCAAAAGAACGTGGCTATGCTCCAGGGCAATTCTCTTTTAATGTTGCAGATGGACGATGTTTTGCGTGTGATGGCGATGGAGTAAAACAAATTGAAATGCAATTTCTATCTGATGTTTATGTAAAATGTGATGAATGCAAAGGCAAACGTTACAATTCTGAAACGTTATCTGTTCTTTACAAGGGAAAAAATATCTCAGATGTTTTGGATATGACTGTCTATGAGGCTCTCAATTTCTTTGAGAACATCCCTGCAATAAAACGAAAATTGCAAACAATCTATGATGTTGGATTGGGATATATCAAACTTGGACAATCATCTACTACTTTGTCTGGTGGTGAGGCCCAAAGAGTCAAACTGGCCTCTGAATTATCAAAACGTGGTACTGGAAAGACCTTATACATCCTCGATGAGCCTACAACAGGACTTCATTTTGCAGATGTTCAAAAACTTCTTGATGTACTTAATCGATTGGTAAACCTAGGAAATACAGTTGTAGTTATTGAACACAATATGGATATTATCAAAAACTCTGATTGGATAATTGATTTGGGGCCTGAAGGCGGTGATGAGGGAGGCAGAGTTGTTGCAATTGGCACTCCAAAAGAGATTGCAAAAGCGCCTGGAAGTTATACTGGAAAATATCTTAAAAAACTGCTAAAAAAATGA
- the uvrC gene encoding excinuclease ABC subunit UvrC yields MTFNILQIIIPTDPGIYLMKDSDGKIIYIGKAKNLKKRVKSYFLKNQNYKTQKLVQNISDIEFVLTDNESEAFLLESNMIKKYRPRFNIELKDQQRYTYLRISDEKYPRLLVARRTRDGKFLGKGKTFGPFTQGSSKLLTIGALRKAFQIRICKTLPKKVCLEYHLGNCEGPCEFKDAQDRYPKHVAALEEVLKGKNQTKIFTKKLEEEMHQAADLQQFERAKDIRDTLIRLGSLQTKQKMEYVKNSDEEYFGIGIQDQSATVMNFRMINGVIRDSDKFFFDLVGDNSFSNFLFQYYSTHKIPKYIIVNELPENHDLLESLFSEQAGFSVKISIPTKGKKKDIVNLILKNIDLIHTKGGEPGLIELQEILHLPQTPNVIECFDISNHGEDFAVGSMAQFVNGKPNKSGYRKFKIKTVFGRDDFAMIGEIIKRRYYRLLEENSELPDLIVIDGGKGQLSAATKSLQSLGLKLPCISLAKENEEVYVPKNKKPIIIPKNKPSLKILQYARDETHRFGVTYNRIIRKNQIK; encoded by the coding sequence ATGACTTTTAACATCTTACAAATTATCATTCCTACTGATCCTGGTATCTATTTGATGAAAGACTCTGATGGAAAAATAATTTACATTGGAAAAGCAAAAAACCTCAAAAAACGTGTAAAGTCATATTTTCTAAAAAACCAAAACTACAAAACACAAAAACTAGTGCAAAACATTTCTGATATTGAATTTGTTCTAACTGACAATGAAAGTGAAGCTTTTCTTTTAGAATCAAACATGATCAAAAAATATCGACCACGATTCAATATTGAATTAAAAGATCAGCAGCGATATACCTACCTTAGAATATCTGATGAAAAATATCCAAGATTACTAGTTGCAAGGAGAACCAGAGATGGAAAATTTCTTGGCAAAGGAAAAACTTTTGGTCCCTTTACCCAAGGTAGTTCAAAATTACTTACTATTGGTGCATTACGTAAAGCATTTCAAATTAGAATCTGCAAAACATTGCCAAAAAAAGTGTGTCTTGAATATCATTTGGGAAATTGTGAAGGCCCCTGTGAATTCAAAGATGCTCAAGATAGATACCCAAAACATGTTGCTGCATTAGAAGAAGTACTTAAAGGAAAAAACCAAACAAAAATTTTTACAAAAAAATTAGAAGAGGAGATGCATCAGGCAGCTGATTTACAGCAATTTGAGCGTGCAAAAGACATTCGTGATACTTTGATTAGACTTGGAAGCCTGCAAACAAAACAAAAAATGGAATACGTAAAAAACTCTGATGAAGAATATTTTGGTATAGGGATTCAGGATCAATCTGCAACTGTAATGAATTTTAGAATGATTAATGGAGTGATTCGAGACAGTGACAAATTCTTTTTTGATTTGGTAGGTGATAACTCCTTTTCAAATTTTCTTTTTCAATATTACTCCACACACAAAATTCCAAAATACATTATTGTAAATGAACTTCCTGAAAACCATGATCTCTTAGAATCCCTATTTTCAGAGCAGGCAGGTTTTAGTGTAAAAATATCTATTCCTACTAAAGGCAAGAAAAAAGACATTGTTAATTTAATTTTAAAAAATATTGATCTGATTCATACAAAAGGAGGTGAGCCTGGATTGATAGAACTACAGGAAATTCTTCATCTTCCTCAAACCCCTAATGTCATTGAATGTTTTGACATCTCAAATCATGGTGAAGATTTTGCAGTAGGTTCCATGGCACAATTTGTAAATGGAAAGCCAAACAAATCAGGATATCGTAAATTCAAAATTAAAACAGTTTTTGGTAGAGATGATTTTGCAATGATTGGTGAAATTATTAAAAGAAGATACTATAGATTACTAGAAGAAAATTCTGAATTACCTGATTTGATAGTAATTGATGGTGGAAAAGGACAACTGAGTGCTGCTACAAAGTCTTTGCAATCACTTGGATTAAAACTTCCGTGTATTTCATTGGCAAAAGAAAATGAAGAAGTATATGTTCCAAAAAATAAAAAACCTATCATAATTCCAAAGAACAAACCTTCTTTGAAAATTTTACAATATGCTAGAGATGAAACTCATAGATTTGGTGTTACATACAATAGAATCATTCGTAAAAATCAGATAAAATAA
- a CDS encoding cupredoxin domain-containing protein, giving the protein MAGIDKAAIGFSIAIVAIGVAFAMYGDAAQNQGYVATPTTSKPMAVIPEEPKAQTDPFADIADKVKENPKEVMKEVEEVVEEIGETIKEETEKHAPGPETYTVEMPAGTSVPGCEETNACYLPADIIIFAGDTVEWVNVDTAAHTVTGGSPADGPSGVFDSSLVMGGASYSFTFNDAGSYDYFCMVHPWMVGSVTVN; this is encoded by the coding sequence ATGGCAGGTATAGACAAAGCTGCAATTGGATTTTCAATCGCAATTGTAGCTATCGGAGTTGCATTTGCGATGTATGGCGATGCAGCTCAAAACCAAGGTTATGTAGCTACACCAACAACATCCAAACCAATGGCGGTAATTCCAGAAGAGCCAAAAGCTCAGACAGACCCATTTGCAGATATTGCAGATAAGGTAAAGGAAAATCCTAAAGAAGTAATGAAGGAAGTTGAAGAAGTTGTTGAAGAAATAGGTGAAACTATCAAAGAAGAAACAGAAAAACACGCACCAGGACCAGAAACATATACAGTTGAAATGCCAGCAGGTACTTCAGTTCCAGGATGTGAGGAAACTAACGCATGTTACTTACCAGCAGATATCATAATATTTGCAGGAGACACAGTAGAATGGGTTAACGTAGACACAGCAGCACACACAGTTACTGGTGGCAGTCCAGCAGATGGACCATCTGGTGTCTTTGACAGTAGTTTAGTAATGGGTGGAGCATCTTACTCATTCACATTCAATGATGCAGGAAGCTATGATTACTTCTGTATGGTACATCCTTGGATGGTCGGTAGTGTAACAGTGAACTAA